TATTTGCGGTAAAAAACATTCTGCTCTGTACCGGTTCGGAAACCGTCATTCCACCGATAAAAGGACTGTCGGATATTGCCTACTGGACATCGAGAGAAGCTCTGGACATAAAAGAACTACCCCGTTCGGTCGCCATTATCGGCGGCGGAGTGATCGGCATGGAATTCGCATCCTTTTTTCACAGCATGGGTGTAAAAGTGAAAGTCATTGAGATGATGCCCGAAATACTCGGTGCGATGGATAAGGAAATATCCGCCATGCTCCGGGCAGAATACACTAAAAAAGGTGTTGTGTTCTTTCTTGAAACCAAGGTTATTGAAGTCACTTCCGACAGCGTGATCGTTGAAAAAGACGGAAAGACGGAAACGATCGAAGCAGATAAAATACTGGTCAGTGTCGGACGAAAAGCCAATACAGCGAATCTGGGTCTTGAAACCATCGGCATCGAACTCTTGCGGAACGACGTAAAAGTAAATGAATACATGCAAACCTCCCACCCCAATGTCTATGCCTGCGGAGACGTCACCGGTTTCTCCATGCTGGCCCATACAGCATACAGGGAAGCGGAAGTTGCTATCAATCATTTGCTGGGACATGACGACCAGATGAGTTATAATGCGATTCCGGCTGTCGTTTACACCAATCCGGAAGTCGCCAGTGTCGGGAAAACGGAGGAAGAGTTGCTGGCTGCCGGCAATATATATAATGTAGTAAAGATACCGATGACCTATTCCGGCCGTTTTATGGCAGAGAACGAAGGAATCACCGGCTTATGCAAACTGATCACCGATACGGACGACCGTATCATCGGTTGCCAACTGCTGGGAAACCCGGCTTCCGAAATCATTATTACAGCCGGTATCGCTATCGAAAACGGTTTCACGACGGAAGAGTTCAAAAAGAATATCTTTCCCCATCCGACAGTCGGGGAAGTCATTCACGAAAGTTTATATATGTAATGCTCTGCATTCATAACTCTCATACAGACGCCTGGTTCAATCTGGCAGCAGAAGAGTATCTTCTGAAGAATTTCTCTGAAGACATTTTCATGTTATGGCAGAATGAACCGGCCGTCGTTATCGGTAAATATCAAAATATATGGGCGGAAGCAGATCTTGAATATGCCGGACAAAAGCAAATCAAACTGGCGCGCCGTTACTCCGGCGGAGGTGCCGTATATCACGACATGGGCAATCTGAACCTTTCTTTTATCGAAAACAGCAGTCAGATCCGCCCGACCGGATTTACCAACAGCATCATAGATTTCCTGGAGACTTACGGTTTGCATGCCTGCTCCGACGAAAGACAGGGCTTGACTATCGACGGTCTGAAAGTATCCGGTAGCGCACAAGCCATCCATAAACGGAGGATGCTGCACCATGCCACTCTTTTGTTTTCCACCGATCTAGAAACGCTCGAACATGTGCTTCACCCATCGACAGAATATACCACCGGACATGATACGGCAGCCCGTCCCTATTTCGTTCCGTCGGTAAAAAGTCCGGTGACCAATCTGTGCGGCAAACTGCCTGTCCCCATCACCATCGACAAATTCAAGCAGTCTTTGCTGACTTATTTCTCTGCGCGCAGCACAACCTTCCGACTATACGAATTCACGGACCAGGACCTGGAGGAGATTCGGTTGTTAAGGAATAAAAAATATGCTGACGAAAACTGGATATTCAATACTTACGCCCTGTAATATAGAACTTTCCATATCTCTTCCTTGTTCCATTATAACAATAGAACAGACCGAAATATTCACGGTCGATTTATTTATCCGGCGATAACAAAAAGAAATAAATTAATTATACTATGGCTACATTCGAAATAAAAATGCCCAAACTGGGCGAAAGTATTACAGAAGGAACCATTATTTCCTGGTCTGTAAAAACAGGTGATCTCATCAAAGAAGACGATGTACTTTTCGAAGTAAGTACGGCAAAGGTCAGTGCGGAAATACCTTCCCCCGTTGCCGGAAAAGTACTTGAAATATTATTCCAGGAAGGTGATACGGTTGCAGTAGGTACAACAGTCGCAGTAATCCTGCTGGAAGGTTCGGAAGAAGAGGATGCACCCGATCACAAAGCTTCAGAACAAAAAGTTGAAAAAGGAACGACAGCCGCTGCTCCTGCCGGGAATAGCAACACGATATCTTCAGGACCGGTACCTAAAGCGCAGGCTGCCAAAGAAGACGGGAGATGGTATTCGCCTGTCGTACTCCAAATGGCCCGCGAAGCCAATCTGTCGCAAGAGGAACTGGATCAGATTCCCGGAACAGGTTACATGGGACGTTTGAGCAAAAAAGATATGAAAGATTACCTCTCCGGAAAGAAAAATACCGCTTCGGGAACGCAAGCGCAGCAGCCCTCACAGGCAGTACCAGCCAGCAAACCGGAACCTGCTCCACAAAGCAAAGCAGCTTCTGCAACTCCGGTTACTTCTGCCCCATCCGCTCCGGCTTCTGCTCCGTCAATACCCATATCGGCAAACGGCGAGGACAAAATAGTCGAGATGGATCGTGTCGGCCGGATCATTGCTGATCATATGGTCATGTCGAAGAACGTCTCACCTCATGTCACAACGGTTGTGGAAGTAGATGTAACCAAACTGGTTCAATGGCGCTCCCGCACAAAAGATGCATTCCGGAAACGCGAAGGCATCAGTCTGACCTATATGCCGGCCATCACGGAAGCGACAGCTAAAGCTCTAGCCGAATTTCCGCAGGTTAACGCCTCTGTCAACGGCTATCAGATCATTCTGAAAAAGCATATCAATGTAGGAATAGCAGTTTCACTGGATGACGGCAACCTGATTGTCCCGGTCGTACGTGATGCCGACAAGCTGAATCTGAACGGCCTTGCCGTTGCCATCGATTCTCTGGCCAATAAAGCACGTGCCAATAAACTTGCGCCGGATGATATACAAGGAGGAACTTTCACGATCACTAACTTCGGTACATTCAAGAACCTGTTTGCCACTCCGATCATCAATCAACCGCAGGTAGCCATCCTGGGTGTCGGTTATATAGAAAAGAAACCGGCTGTCATTAAAACACCTGAAGGCGATACGATCGGAATACGCCATAAGATGTATCTGTCCCTGTCATACGACCATCGTCTTATCAACGGTGCTTTGGGCGGTGCTTTCCTGCGCTACATTGCCGATTATCTGGAAAACTGGAATCTTTAATAATTAAATTACTCAAACATGAAAAAGTACGATATAAAGACTACGGATAAAGAAACCCTGAAAAAGTGGTTCTATCTGATGACACTTGGCCGGGCTCTCGACGAAAAGGCCCCTGCCTACCTGCTACAATCGTTAGGTTGGTCATATCATGCTCCATACGCCGGACATGACGGGATTCAACTTGCGATCGGGCAGGTTTTCAAAAAGGGAGAAGATTTCCTGTTCCCCTATTACCGGGACATGCTCACGGTATTATCGGCCGGAATGACTCCTGAAGAAATTATACTGAACGGCATCTCTAAGGCGACCGACCTGACTGGTGCCGGACGGCATATGTCGAACCACTTCGCCAAAACGGAGTGGAACATAGAAAATATCTCTTCCGCAACAGGTACACACGACCTGCATGCGGCTGGTGTCGGACGTGCGATGGTTTATTACAAACACAAAGGAGTTGCTATCACTTCCCACGGTGAATCCGCCACTTCCGAAGGTTTCGTGTATGAAGCGATAAACGGTGCCAGCACGGAACGCCTGCCGGTTATCTTTGTTATTCAGGACAACGGGTACGGCATTTCTGTTCCGAAGGAGGATCAGACAGCTAACCGAAAGGTGGCCGATAACTTCTCCGGTTTCAAAAACCTGAAGATTATCCATTGTAACGGTAAGGACGTATTCGACTCCATGAATGCCATGACGGAAGCAAAAGAATATGCCCTGAACCGTACACCGGTAATCGTACAGGCAAACTGTGTCCGTATCGGTTCCCATTCCAATTCGGATAAACATACTTTATACCGCGACGAAAACGAGCTGAACTATGTAAAGGCAGCCGACCCTTTGTACAAATTCCGCCGTATGCTTCTCCGTTACAAACGATTTACGGAAGAAGAACTGAAGGAGATAGAAGACAAAGCAAAGAAAGACCTGAGCGCAGCCAACCGGAAAGCATTGGCCGCACCCGATCCGGATCCTGCCACTGTCACTGACTTTGTTTTGCCCGAGCCTTATATCCCTACCAAATATACGGACGGCATACACGATGAAAACGGAGAAAAAGAAACATTGGTCACCGCCATCAACAAAACACTGAAAGTAGAATTCCGTCACAACCCGGACACGTTTATCTGGGGACAGGATATTGCCAACAAAGAGAAAGGCGGCGTTTTCAATATTTCAAAAGGAATGCAGCAAGAGTTCGGCGATGCCCGTGTCTTCAATGCCCCGATTGCCGAAGACTATATCGTCGGTACGGCTAATGGCATGTGCCGTTTCGATCCTAAAATCCATGTTGTAATAGAAGGGGCCGAATTTGCCGATTATTTCTGGCCCGCAGTAGAACAGTATGTGGAATGTACCCACGAATACTGGAGAAGTTACGGACGGTTCACTCCCAACATCACGCTTCGTTTGGCTTCCGGAGGTTATATCGGAGGAGGTTTATATCACTCCCAGACTATCGAAGGGGCGCTGACTACGTTGCCCGGTGCACGGATCGTCTACCCTTCTTTTGCCGATGATGCTGCCGGTTTACTCCGGACGAGCATGCGGTCGAAAGGCTTCACCCTGTTTCTCGAACCGAAAGCTTTATATAATGCAGTTGAAGCATCTGCCGTCGTTCCCGATGATTTTGAAGTCCCATTCGGCAAGGCACGCATCCGCCGGGCAGGCGACGATATGAGTATTATTACATATGGTAATACCACTCATCTCTGCCTGAATGTTGCCGAACGGTTACAGAAAGAGCATAACAGGAATGTCGAAGTGATCGATCTCCGTTCGCTTATTCCGTTGGATAAAGAGACTATTTTTGAATCTGTTAAAAAGACCAGTAAAGTACTGATCGTACATGAAGACAAAGTGTTCTCCGGTTTTGGAGCTGAAATTGCCAGTATGATCGGTGCCGAGTTGTTCCAATATCTGGATGCCCCGATACAGCGTGTCGGTTCGATCTTTACCCCCGTCGGATTCAATCCGATACTCGAGAAGGCTATCCTTCCCAATGAGGAGAAAATTTATAACGCTGCTAAAGAATTGTTGGATTATTAATAGAATGAAATATGAAAAAGATTGGATTATTTTATGGTTCGTCTACTGCAAAGACGGCAGCAGTTGCTCAAAAGATAAAAGATGCATTCCATGATGTTCAGATCGATATTATCCCGGTTGAAAACTCAGGAGAGAGCGATTTCGAGACATACGATTATATCATTGCAGGTTCGTCAACCTGGTTTGACGGAGAACTACCCACGTATTGGGATGAAATAATGCCGATAGTAACCTCTGCTGACCTGAAAGGGAAAAAGGTAGCCGTCTTTGGCCTGGGAGACCAGGTTAAATACCCGGATAATTTCGTCGATGCGATCGGCTATCTGGCAGAAGCTTTTACTGAACGGGGAGCAATAGTGGTAGGTCAAACCTCTACGGAAGGATATCACTTCAATCAATCCCAGGCAGTAAAAAAAGGAAAGTTTGTGGGATTGGTACTGGACATCGAAAACCAGCCCGAAAAGACAGATGAACGGATCAAGCATTGGGTTGATCAAGTAAAACATGAATTTGAAAGTGAATCACTCTCAACAGATAATTCGTTCAATTGCTAAATCAAATAAGCAGGCAGGACAACCAGTTTTGTTGCAGCATCAGTAACCGCCCTTTCGCGGTATCGGAACACTCCGGTTCCCGTTGGGGGAACGCCGGGGTTCCCGATACCACGAAAGGATGGTTTATTCCTTAGCCGTTTCTTCCTCCGATGCCTTATAAAAACCTATTTCCGATATTTGAGGGATATCCCTCGATTCTTTGATTACAATACGTGCTTCACTACAACGTAGCGGATCAAATCGTAGAATCCGCTTATACCCGACAGTTGTTCCTTCCGCTACCGGTATCCACTCAGTATCCACCCGGCATTCTAATACAAACTCTTCGATCCGCTGACCTTCCGTGATATTTTCCTGTAAAAGAAGACGGTCGAACTCCTGCTCTCCTTCAAAGGATATTTCTATCGTATTTGTTTTTCCGGAACCTTGCCAATAAGTTTCCAGCCTGCCATCCGTCAAATCACCGATTTCACCGACAGACGAAACAGCATTCTCCAACAGATTCTTTTCAAATGTCTTTTCCAATATCCGCTTCATATTCATTAAAGAGGCGTAATCATTCTCATGGATCAATCCCCGCTTGTCCGGAGGCAGGTTCAATAGCAGCAACGAGTTCTTCCCTACCGAACTGTAATAGATATCGATCAACTTTTGAGGAGTCTTCACCGACGTATCTTCCGACGCATGGTAATACCAGCCCGGACGGACCGAAACATCTACCTCGGAAGGGTACCAGATCGCACCTTTCGCATCAGCCAATAAAGTGCGGCTTCCCAAATCCTGTGCCATCTTATCTCCTTCCGGCAAGAAAGTACCGCTACCGGCTTCCTGTTGGGAAGATTCCGCGATAGCCGTCAAACTGGATATTGCCGCCGGCAATACACTCCACTCCGTATCACGTCCGTAGCCGCTCTCCGTTCCTACCCATCTCACATCCGGTCCCATAACAGCAATAACAGCCTGAGGTTGCAAGCGGCGGATCAGTTCATAATAACGCATGAAATCATATTCCTGCTTTTTCCCGTTCGGCCCTTCACCACAGGCTCCGTCAAACCAGACTTCATCGACACGACCATATTGTGTCAACAGTTCGGTCAGCTGGTTAACAAAGTAATCATTATACTGCTCCGTTCCATAATCCGGATGATTCATGTCCCAGGGAGAGAGATAAACGGCAAACTTCAGACCATATTCCTTACAAGCATCAGCCACTTCACGGACCAGGTCGCCTTTTCCATCTTTCCAGGGAGTAGATGCCACCGAGAAATCGGTATAAGCCGAAGGCCATAGACAGAAGCCATCATGATGTTTGCAGGTCAGCAGGATCATTTTCATCCCAGCCTCTTTCGCCGTCCGTGCCCATTGCCGGGCATCCAGTTCTGTCGGATTGAAGACGGACGGATCTTCTTTCCCCGTTCCCCACTCTTTATCGGTAAAAGTATTTACACCATAACAGATGAAACAGGTAAACTCCATCTGCTGCCATGCCAATTGACGGTCGGAAGGTACGACATGGGCAGCCAAACGCGCCTTTTCATCGACAGAAACACCTTCCGGAAACAAACAGGAAGTTACATATATTTCTTTCTGTTTATTTCCACAGGATAATAAAGAGCAGAAAGTCAAGCCCCATAATATGAACATGACAGACAGATGCCTTACGATCTTTTTCATGATATGTTACGATTAGAATTTTGTAAAAGCAAAAATAGATATTCTGCCCCATATATTTATTGTACAATCAGGAGCGATCATTGTAGAATCTTACGTTTATTTCTTGGTAGGGAATGACAGGATATGCCAGGTTACCCCAATGCTAATCAATATCAGCAGCACTTTCACCCAGAGATATTCGATCAGAAAGAGAGAAGTCAATATGGCAGAAAGCCACATAACAGAAATAGAGATAAGCTTCGATTGTAAAGGAATAGCTTTGTCAACCATGTAGTTTCTGATATAAGAGCCGAAATAGCGATTACTCATCGCCCGGTTGTATAACTTCTCCGAACTGCGGATATAAAACCAACAGGTCAATAACCAGAAAGGAGTAGTCGGGAGCAATGGGACAAATATGCCGATTGCTCCTAGTATCAGGAAGAAAGAACCCAGGATGATATAGATAACTCGTCTGGTTTCTCCCATTCTTATTTTATGGTATAATTTCCGATTTGTCTGTTTCCGTTCAGGAAGTCTTTTACTCCCATTCGTTTCTTACCAGCCAGTTGAAGATCCAAAAGACGGATATAACCATCCTCCACGGCGATATCGATATAACTCTTTGCATCTGTAAGAATAACACCAATGGCCTGGTTATGAGAAGCAGGACGCTTTTCGGCCTGATAGACTTTTAAAGCCTGACGACTTCCATCCGAAGCCACCAGCTCCGTCCAGGCCGCAGGATACGGAGACAAACCACGGATAAAATCATAGATTCTCTTTGACGGCTGATTCCAATCGATACGGCAGGT
This is a stretch of genomic DNA from Parabacteroides chongii. It encodes these proteins:
- a CDS encoding lipoate--protein ligase family protein, whose amino-acid sequence is MLCIHNSHTDAWFNLAAEEYLLKNFSEDIFMLWQNEPAVVIGKYQNIWAEADLEYAGQKQIKLARRYSGGGAVYHDMGNLNLSFIENSSQIRPTGFTNSIIDFLETYGLHACSDERQGLTIDGLKVSGSAQAIHKRRMLHHATLLFSTDLETLEHVLHPSTEYTTGHDTAARPYFVPSVKSPVTNLCGKLPVPITIDKFKQSLLTYFSARSTTFRLYEFTDQDLEEIRLLRNKKYADENWIFNTYAL
- the lpdA gene encoding dihydrolipoyl dehydrogenase, translated to MKYDIAIIGGGPAGYTAGERAAENGLKTILFEKNAIGGVCLNEGCIPTKTLLYSAKILDSIKSASKYGIQADDNPGFDLGKIIARKNKTVKKLTLGVKAKLNGNGVTIVQGEALIRGEEEGYILIQCGEEVFAVKNILLCTGSETVIPPIKGLSDIAYWTSREALDIKELPRSVAIIGGGVIGMEFASFFHSMGVKVKVIEMMPEILGAMDKEISAMLRAEYTKKGVVFFLETKVIEVTSDSVIVEKDGKTETIEADKILVSVGRKANTANLGLETIGIELLRNDVKVNEYMQTSHPNVYACGDVTGFSMLAHTAYREAEVAINHLLGHDDQMSYNAIPAVVYTNPEVASVGKTEEELLAAGNIYNVVKIPMTYSGRFMAENEGITGLCKLITDTDDRIIGCQLLGNPASEIIITAGIAIENGFTTEEFKKNIFPHPTVGEVIHESLYM
- a CDS encoding alpha-ketoacid dehydrogenase subunit alpha/beta, producing MKKYDIKTTDKETLKKWFYLMTLGRALDEKAPAYLLQSLGWSYHAPYAGHDGIQLAIGQVFKKGEDFLFPYYRDMLTVLSAGMTPEEIILNGISKATDLTGAGRHMSNHFAKTEWNIENISSATGTHDLHAAGVGRAMVYYKHKGVAITSHGESATSEGFVYEAINGASTERLPVIFVIQDNGYGISVPKEDQTANRKVADNFSGFKNLKIIHCNGKDVFDSMNAMTEAKEYALNRTPVIVQANCVRIGSHSNSDKHTLYRDENELNYVKAADPLYKFRRMLLRYKRFTEEELKEIEDKAKKDLSAANRKALAAPDPDPATVTDFVLPEPYIPTKYTDGIHDENGEKETLVTAINKTLKVEFRHNPDTFIWGQDIANKEKGGVFNISKGMQQEFGDARVFNAPIAEDYIVGTANGMCRFDPKIHVVIEGAEFADYFWPAVEQYVECTHEYWRSYGRFTPNITLRLASGGYIGGGLYHSQTIEGALTTLPGARIVYPSFADDAAGLLRTSMRSKGFTLFLEPKALYNAVEASAVVPDDFEVPFGKARIRRAGDDMSIITYGNTTHLCLNVAERLQKEHNRNVEVIDLRSLIPLDKETIFESVKKTSKVLIVHEDKVFSGFGAEIASMIGAELFQYLDAPIQRVGSIFTPVGFNPILEKAILPNEEKIYNAAKELLDY
- a CDS encoding alpha-L-fucosidase; the protein is MKKIVRHLSVMFILWGLTFCSLLSCGNKQKEIYVTSCLFPEGVSVDEKARLAAHVVPSDRQLAWQQMEFTCFICYGVNTFTDKEWGTGKEDPSVFNPTELDARQWARTAKEAGMKMILLTCKHHDGFCLWPSAYTDFSVASTPWKDGKGDLVREVADACKEYGLKFAVYLSPWDMNHPDYGTEQYNDYFVNQLTELLTQYGRVDEVWFDGACGEGPNGKKQEYDFMRYYELIRRLQPQAVIAVMGPDVRWVGTESGYGRDTEWSVLPAAISSLTAIAESSQQEAGSGTFLPEGDKMAQDLGSRTLLADAKGAIWYPSEVDVSVRPGWYYHASEDTSVKTPQKLIDIYYSSVGKNSLLLLNLPPDKRGLIHENDYASLMNMKRILEKTFEKNLLENAVSSVGEIGDLTDGRLETYWQGSGKTNTIEISFEGEQEFDRLLLQENITEGQRIEEFVLECRVDTEWIPVAEGTTVGYKRILRFDPLRCSEARIVIKESRDIPQISEIGFYKASEEETAKE
- a CDS encoding YbaN family protein, producing MGETRRVIYIILGSFFLILGAIGIFVPLLPTTPFWLLTCWFYIRSSEKLYNRAMSNRYFGSYIRNYMVDKAIPLQSKLISISVMWLSAILTSLFLIEYLWVKVLLILISIGVTWHILSFPTKK
- a CDS encoding flavodoxin is translated as MKKIGLFYGSSTAKTAAVAQKIKDAFHDVQIDIIPVENSGESDFETYDYIIAGSSTWFDGELPTYWDEIMPIVTSADLKGKKVAVFGLGDQVKYPDNFVDAIGYLAEAFTERGAIVVGQTSTEGYHFNQSQAVKKGKFVGLVLDIENQPEKTDERIKHWVDQVKHEFESESLSTDNSFNC
- a CDS encoding dihydrolipoamide acetyltransferase family protein, giving the protein MATFEIKMPKLGESITEGTIISWSVKTGDLIKEDDVLFEVSTAKVSAEIPSPVAGKVLEILFQEGDTVAVGTTVAVILLEGSEEEDAPDHKASEQKVEKGTTAAAPAGNSNTISSGPVPKAQAAKEDGRWYSPVVLQMAREANLSQEELDQIPGTGYMGRLSKKDMKDYLSGKKNTASGTQAQQPSQAVPASKPEPAPQSKAASATPVTSAPSAPASAPSIPISANGEDKIVEMDRVGRIIADHMVMSKNVSPHVTTVVEVDVTKLVQWRSRTKDAFRKREGISLTYMPAITEATAKALAEFPQVNASVNGYQIILKKHINVGIAVSLDDGNLIVPVVRDADKLNLNGLAVAIDSLANKARANKLAPDDIQGGTFTITNFGTFKNLFATPIINQPQVAILGVGYIEKKPAVIKTPEGDTIGIRHKMYLSLSYDHRLINGALGGAFLRYIADYLENWNL